The Mammaliicoccus sciuri genome window below encodes:
- a CDS encoding ABC transporter ATP-binding protein encodes MKGGVFQRKVGEVKAVDGISFNIKAGQTVGLVGESGCGKSSAGRTILQLQKATSGEIIFCNQDITKLKGKSLRQVRKGFQMVFQDPYASLNPMQMIGDIIGEPIRNYYKKSQEEVKSEVLELLEKVGLNEEAYYKYAHEFSGGQRQRVGIARALALKPKLIIADEPVSALDVSVQSQVLNIMADLQKEFGLSYLFIAHDLSVVKHVSDYICVMYLGHIIEKGPADLIYENPRHPYTQSLISAIPEIDPAKRKKRILLEGDLPSPSNPPKGCPFHTRCPYVRKECSVEKPSYRKVGDEHYATCILLEDEVKINDNSNH; translated from the coding sequence ATTAAAGGTGGCGTTTTTCAGCGTAAAGTTGGAGAAGTAAAAGCAGTCGATGGTATTTCTTTTAATATTAAAGCCGGACAAACTGTCGGACTTGTTGGTGAATCAGGATGTGGTAAATCTTCAGCTGGTAGAACCATTTTACAATTACAAAAGGCAACATCTGGAGAAATTATTTTTTGTAATCAAGACATTACAAAATTAAAAGGAAAGTCTTTAAGACAAGTGAGAAAAGGATTCCAAATGGTATTCCAAGATCCTTATGCTTCTTTGAATCCAATGCAGATGATTGGAGATATTATTGGAGAGCCAATTAGAAATTATTACAAGAAATCTCAAGAAGAAGTGAAATCAGAAGTGTTAGAGCTTCTAGAAAAAGTTGGACTTAATGAAGAAGCTTACTATAAATATGCGCATGAATTTTCTGGAGGACAAAGGCAACGTGTAGGTATCGCTAGAGCGCTTGCGTTAAAACCTAAATTGATTATTGCGGATGAACCAGTAAGTGCATTAGACGTATCTGTTCAATCTCAAGTATTAAATATCATGGCAGACTTACAAAAAGAATTTGGACTGAGTTACTTATTTATTGCGCATGATTTAAGCGTTGTTAAACATGTAAGTGATTATATATGTGTGATGTATTTAGGACATATCATAGAAAAAGGACCCGCTGATTTAATATATGAAAACCCTAGACATCCTTATACACAATCGTTAATTTCAGCAATACCGGAAATAGATCCTGCGAAGCGGAAGAAGAGAATTTTATTAGAAGGTGACTTACCATCACCGAGTAATCCGCCAAAAGGTTGTCCATTCCATACAAGATGTCCTTATGTGAGAAAAGAATGTTCAGTTGAAAAACCGAGCTATCGTAAAGTTGGAGACGAACATTATGCTACATGTATTCTGCTAGAAGATGAGGTGAAAATAAATGATAACTCTAATCATTAG
- a CDS encoding helix-turn-helix domain-containing protein — MKRTDDSFQDTAIKFGLNTPSIIVRWKKIYDKEGVEGLEKPKGRPPMKKKKQKKSNQNLSREKELELENENLRLENAYLKKLNAFRENPSAFLEKHKQQWHSNSKKKDSN, encoded by the coding sequence ATGAAAAGAACAGACGATTCCTTCCAAGATACAGCGATTAAATTTGGCCTAAATACCCCATCTATTATTGTGCGATGGAAAAAGATATATGACAAAGAAGGTGTGGAAGGACTCGAAAAGCCGAAAGGACGACCTCCCATGAAAAAGAAGAAACAGAAGAAATCTAATCAAAACCTATCACGAGAAAAAGAGTTAGAGCTAGAAAATGAAAATCTTCGATTAGAGAATGCTTATTTAAAAAAGTTGAATGCTTTTCGAGAGAATCCGAGTGCCTTTCTAGAAAAGCACAAGCAGCAGTGGCATTCGAACTCAAAGAAGAAGGATTCAAATTAA
- a CDS encoding transposase, whose amino-acid sequence MTKYSDEFKLKVVRDYLDGHYGYRKLAKKYNIPDKIIIRTWVKAFQSFGVDGIKKETEKDSLFCYIQNKCIKLYEKNRRFLPRYSD is encoded by the coding sequence ATGACAAAATATAGTGATGAATTTAAGTTGAAAGTTGTAAGAGATTATCTAGATGGCCATTATGGTTATCGAAAATTAGCTAAAAAATATAATATACCTGATAAAATTATTATACGAACATGGGTAAAAGCCTTTCAATCATTCGGTGTAGATGGCATTAAAAAAGAAACAGAAAAAGACAGTTTATTCTGTTACATTCAAAATAAATGTATTAAACTATATGAAAAGAACAGACGATTCCTTCCAAGATACAGCGATTAA